In Arthrobacter citreus, a single genomic region encodes these proteins:
- a CDS encoding cysteine hydrolase, with the protein MNSSNQKNKQLPALLIVDLINSFTFKHGSILLEKSLHMIPKINYLRELFKNKKLPIVYVNDYYKVENPTPEKLIKYCINPLSYDLISHITPSDEDYFIFKPNYSGFYLTKLEDLLNELKVTHLVIVGVAGNRCVLFTANDAFMRNYNLIIPQDAISSVTDYDESVTIYMMKDILNATIILSQEIEGVLDHLKDNKL; encoded by the coding sequence TTGAATTCTTCAAATCAAAAAAACAAACAACTACCTGCACTATTAATTGTCGATTTAATCAACTCATTTACTTTTAAACATGGAAGTATCCTTTTAGAAAAATCGTTACATATGATCCCAAAAATCAATTACTTAAGAGAACTTTTTAAAAATAAAAAACTTCCTATTGTATATGTTAATGACTATTACAAAGTCGAAAATCCTACTCCTGAAAAGCTTATTAAGTATTGTATAAATCCTTTAAGTTACGACCTAATAAGTCATATAACACCAAGTGACGAAGATTACTTCATCTTCAAACCAAACTATTCAGGCTTTTATTTAACAAAACTTGAAGATTTACTAAATGAATTAAAAGTCACTCATTTAGTTATTGTAGGGGTTGCTGGTAATCGTTGTGTACTTTTTACGGCAAACGACGCATTTATGCGGAATTATAACTTAATTATACCTCAAGATGCAATTTCCTCAGTTACTGATTACGATGAATCTGTTACTATTTACATGATGAAAGATATTTTAAATGCCACAATTATTCTTTCGCAGGAAATAGAAGGAGTCCTGGACCATCTAAAGGACAATAAATTGTAG
- a CDS encoding nucleoside deaminase, with translation MNKDEFYMKLAIDEASKAEQLGEVPIGAVLVHNDQVIARGYNLRETKQTALGHAEISAIEEACKVIESWRLEETTLYVTLEPCPMCAGAIIQSRIPRVVYGARDPKAGCGGSIYNLLQEDRFNHRCEVVSGILEEECGKLLTDFFRELRLRKKNLPS, from the coding sequence TTGAATAAAGATGAGTTTTATATGAAGTTAGCTATAGATGAGGCGTCAAAAGCAGAGCAATTAGGTGAAGTACCTATTGGAGCAGTATTGGTTCATAATGATCAGGTTATTGCAAGAGGATATAATTTACGTGAAACGAAACAAACCGCTTTAGGTCATGCAGAAATAAGCGCAATTGAGGAAGCGTGTAAAGTAATTGAATCTTGGAGATTAGAGGAAACGACCCTTTATGTAACGTTGGAGCCATGTCCAATGTGCGCAGGAGCTATTATTCAATCTAGAATTCCAAGAGTAGTTTATGGTGCGAGAGATCCAAAGGCAGGGTGTGGAGGATCAATTTATAATCTTTTACAAGAGGATCGATTTAATCATCGTTGTGAAGTTGTTTCAGGAATATTAGAAGAAGAATGTGGAAAATTATTAACGGATTTCTTTAGGGAACTGCGTTTGAGAAAGAAAAATTTGCCTTCCTGA
- the dnaX gene encoding DNA polymerase III subunit gamma/tau: MTYQALYRLWRPQQFKDVVGQDHIIRTLQNSLLQQKVSHAYLLTGPRGTGKTSTAKIFAKALNCEHAPTNEPCNECAICKGITDGSISDVIEIDAASNNGVDEIRDIREKVKYAPSVGKFKVYIIDEVHMLSIGAFNALLKTLEEPPSHVIFILATTEPHKIPLTILSRCQRFDFHKISAQTISERLTVVLNHQQTMIDPEALMMLSRAAEGGMRDALSILDQAISYSDESISLNDVLAVTGTVAQERLLSVVSAIIDGNVSVCLTNIEELLNQGKDPVRFIEDLTVYYRDILLYRHSPNTVELLERATVSEQFKEICDAYNDELVYQIIASLSKSQQEMKWTNHPRVLLEVAIVQLCQKASVSSIGKKQDELTPLINKINALEKEVKYLKENGITVSGAGEPSANARPKSTASRSKIPSSLVQGVLRAASKPEKNKVLAIWSSLQDQLRQQNKVSTATLVSYGEVVAASSEQCIVAFKSETICDLINNNGEQEHLTTINQTLSSILGAEMSMLAIPEEDWRSTRDSFLNTTKQQETSKSEVSPIVQEAINLVGEDLVIIKE; the protein is encoded by the coding sequence TTGACTTATCAAGCATTATATCGTTTGTGGAGACCGCAACAATTCAAAGATGTTGTGGGGCAAGACCATATTATACGAACGTTACAAAACTCCCTTCTTCAGCAAAAAGTGTCTCATGCTTATCTGTTAACTGGTCCTCGTGGAACCGGTAAAACAAGTACGGCTAAAATTTTTGCAAAAGCTTTAAATTGTGAACACGCACCTACTAATGAACCTTGTAATGAGTGTGCTATTTGTAAAGGAATTACTGATGGATCTATTTCAGATGTAATTGAAATAGATGCTGCATCAAATAATGGTGTAGATGAAATACGTGATATTCGAGAGAAAGTAAAATATGCTCCTTCTGTAGGGAAATTTAAAGTGTACATAATAGATGAGGTCCATATGTTATCAATAGGGGCTTTCAATGCATTATTAAAAACATTAGAAGAGCCTCCGAGTCACGTTATTTTTATATTGGCTACTACTGAACCACATAAAATACCTTTGACAATTCTATCGAGATGTCAACGTTTTGATTTTCATAAGATAAGCGCTCAAACGATTTCGGAGAGACTAACTGTTGTACTGAATCATCAGCAAACAATGATTGATCCGGAAGCATTAATGATGTTATCACGTGCAGCGGAAGGCGGAATGAGGGATGCACTTAGCATTCTTGACCAAGCTATATCGTATAGCGATGAATCGATATCGTTAAATGATGTTTTAGCTGTAACTGGCACAGTGGCTCAGGAACGTTTATTATCCGTTGTTTCAGCAATAATAGATGGTAATGTTTCAGTTTGTTTGACCAATATCGAAGAGTTATTAAATCAAGGGAAAGACCCGGTTCGGTTTATTGAAGATTTAACAGTTTATTATCGAGATATTCTATTATATAGGCACTCACCAAATACTGTAGAGTTACTTGAGAGAGCAACAGTGAGTGAGCAATTTAAAGAGATTTGTGATGCATATAATGATGAGTTGGTCTATCAAATTATTGCTTCACTTAGTAAAAGTCAGCAAGAAATGAAGTGGACTAATCATCCGAGAGTTTTACTTGAAGTGGCTATTGTGCAGCTTTGTCAAAAGGCTTCTGTTAGCAGTATTGGAAAAAAACAAGATGAGCTGACGCCTTTAATTAATAAAATCAATGCCCTTGAAAAAGAAGTAAAATACTTAAAAGAAAATGGGATTACAGTTAGTGGGGCAGGTGAGCCTTCAGCTAATGCAAGACCAAAATCAACTGCTAGTCGTTCAAAAATACCTAGTAGCTTAGTACAAGGTGTATTAAGAGCGGCTTCTAAGCCAGAAAAAAATAAAGTTTTGGCTATTTGGTCTTCGCTGCAAGATCAATTAAGACAACAAAATAAAGTTTCCACTGCGACCTTAGTATCGTATGGTGAAGTTGTAGCTGCTTCTTCTGAACAATGTATTGTTGCTTTTAAATCAGAAACAATATGTGATTTAATTAATAATAATGGAGAGCAAGAACACTTAACTACAATCAACCAAACCTTATCTAGTATATTAGGTGCAGAAATGAGTATGTTAGCAATTCCCGAGGAAGATTGGAGATCGACTAGGGATTCATTTTTAAATACAACAAAACAGCAAGAAACTTCTAAATCAGAAGTTTCGCCAATTGTACAAGAAGCAATAAATCTTGTTGGTGAAGATTTGGTAATTATTAAAGAATAA
- a CDS encoding YbaB/EbfC family nucleoid-associated protein: MRGGMGNMNNMMKQMQKMQKQMEQAQNELNERTFVGTAGGGMVTVTANGLKQIVEVNIKEEVVDPEDIEMLQDLVLAATNDALKQIEDATAKTMGQFTKGMNIPGLF; this comes from the coding sequence ATGCGTGGCGGAATGGGTAATATGAATAATATGATGAAACAAATGCAGAAAATGCAAAAACAAATGGAACAAGCTCAAAATGAATTAAATGAGCGTACATTTGTTGGGACTGCTGGTGGCGGAATGGTAACTGTTACAGCTAATGGATTAAAACAAATTGTAGAAGTGAATATTAAAGAAGAAGTAGTAGATCCAGAAGATATCGAAATGCTTCAAGATTTAGTTTTAGCTGCAACTAATGATGCTCTTAAACAAATTGAAGATGCAACAGCTAAAACGATGGGGCAATTTACTAAAGGAATGAATATTCCAGGATTATTTTAG
- the recR gene encoding recombination protein RecR encodes MHYPEPISKLIDSFMKLPGVGPKTAVRLAFFMLDMKQDDVLDFAKSMIDAKRKLLYCTECGHITDQDPCYICGDQHRDRSTICVVQDTKDVIAMEKMREYQGLYHVLHGAISPMEGVGPEDIKIMELLSRLKDDVVQEIILATNPNIEGEATAMYISRLLKSTGIKITRIAHGLPVGGDLEYADEVTLSKALEGRREI; translated from the coding sequence ATGCATTATCCTGAACCGATATCCAAATTAATAGATAGTTTTATGAAATTGCCAGGGGTTGGTCCCAAAACGGCCGTTCGTCTGGCCTTTTTTATGTTAGATATGAAACAAGATGACGTATTAGATTTTGCGAAATCTATGATTGATGCAAAAAGAAAGTTATTATATTGTACCGAATGTGGCCATATTACTGACCAGGATCCTTGTTATATTTGCGGTGATCAGCATAGAGATCGCTCGACAATTTGTGTAGTTCAGGATACTAAAGATGTTATTGCCATGGAAAAGATGAGAGAATACCAAGGGTTATACCATGTACTTCATGGAGCGATTTCTCCTATGGAGGGAGTAGGACCAGAAGATATTAAGATCATGGAACTATTAAGCAGATTAAAAGATGATGTAGTTCAGGAAATTATTTTAGCTACCAACCCGAATATTGAGGGAGAAGCGACTGCTATGTATATTTCTAGGCTATTAAAATCTACGGGTATCAAAATTACTCGAATCGCACATGGTTTACCAGTAGGTGGAGACTTAGAATATGCAGATGAAGTTACACTCTCAAAAGCTTTAGAAGGTAGACGAGAAATTTAG
- a CDS encoding YaaL family protein codes for MGFFRKKNGKLRKEFDEKLVDKLHNYKDTYLSQVELMERSVDPPDDLLIHIKIYQAKYFFLLKEAKARNVLITRMK; via the coding sequence ATGGGTTTTTTTCGTAAAAAAAACGGAAAGCTTCGAAAAGAATTTGATGAAAAGTTAGTAGATAAATTGCACAACTACAAAGACACTTATTTAAGTCAAGTAGAATTAATGGAAAGAAGTGTAGATCCTCCAGACGATCTATTAATCCATATTAAGATTTATCAGGCTAAATATTTCTTCTTACTAAAAGAAGCGAAGGCAAGAAATGTATTAATAACAAGAATGAAGTAG
- a CDS encoding pro-sigmaK processing inhibitor BofA — MNSIIMISVGLFVILFLFLVGLPVKALKKISKYVLRGIVCVMIVFILNYALASNNFHIPINTVTCAFLSIVGVPGIVALSVIGIYLV; from the coding sequence GTGAACAGTATTATTATGATATCAGTTGGTTTATTTGTTATTTTATTTTTATTCTTAGTAGGACTACCAGTTAAAGCGTTAAAAAAGATAAGCAAATATGTATTAAGAGGCATCGTGTGCGTCATGATCGTCTTTATTTTAAACTACGCATTAGCTTCTAATAATTTTCATATTCCAATTAATACAGTTACTTGTGCGTTCTTAAGTATTGTGGGTGTACCTGGTATTGTAGCTTTGAGTGTTATTGGTATTTATTTAGTTTAA
- a CDS encoding aminotransferase class I/II-fold pyridoxal phosphate-dependent enzyme: protein MNKMPLLNALREFVNKETISLHVPGHKNGKHTYIKDLELPSILSYDVTELNGLDDLHYPSEAISEAQNILAKVYNAEESFFLVNGSTVGNLAAILALCSENEEVFVQRNCHKSIFHGLLLAGAKPIFLPLDIDEELGQPLGINIEQSLEVIKDYPNAKAMILTNPNYYGMSQSLGNIIEFAHSMGIPTIVDEAHGAHFIIGAPFPEDALSMGADIVIQSAHKTLPAMTMGSYLHIKSNLVRKEKIKEMLRMLQSSSPSYPIMASLDYARNFVETFSSSKVIDLKKKIEQFIEEVKDLAGLNIVTTDHLNYKQDLLKLIVKSEKGHTGKQLQDLFETEGIYTELSDWGHVLFILPLDEKYDFSGLISRIKKATDDIDFIENKVPKLTVPNFSSTVSYSYSGLKKKRKMVKDLADSVGDISAENIVPYPPGVPILLKGELITTKHVDYIHDIHQYGMTIHNLIENKNLQIEVLI from the coding sequence ATGAATAAAATGCCATTACTAAATGCACTGAGAGAGTTTGTTAATAAAGAAACAATATCTCTACATGTACCAGGACATAAAAATGGAAAGCATACATACATAAAGGATTTAGAATTACCAAGTATATTAAGTTATGATGTGACAGAATTAAATGGACTAGATGACTTACATTATCCTTCAGAGGCGATTAGTGAGGCTCAAAACATTTTAGCCAAAGTATATAATGCAGAAGAAAGTTTCTTTTTGGTGAATGGATCAACTGTAGGTAATTTAGCCGCTATTTTAGCTTTATGTAGTGAAAATGAGGAAGTATTTGTTCAACGTAATTGTCATAAATCGATTTTTCATGGTCTATTACTTGCTGGAGCAAAGCCGATATTCTTGCCTTTAGATATTGATGAAGAGTTAGGACAACCGCTTGGGATTAACATTGAACAATCACTGGAAGTAATAAAAGACTATCCTAATGCAAAGGCAATGATTTTAACGAATCCTAACTACTATGGAATGTCTCAGTCTTTAGGAAATATAATTGAATTCGCCCATAGTATGGGAATCCCTACAATAGTTGATGAAGCCCATGGAGCACATTTTATCATTGGGGCGCCATTTCCGGAAGACGCGCTTTCTATGGGTGCGGATATCGTCATACAGTCAGCCCATAAAACCTTACCTGCAATGACAATGGGCTCATATCTACACATAAAATCAAATTTGGTTCGTAAAGAAAAGATAAAAGAAATGCTGAGAATGCTACAAAGCAGTAGCCCTTCTTATCCGATTATGGCTTCTTTAGACTACGCAAGGAACTTTGTCGAAACATTTTCTTCTAGTAAAGTGATAGATCTTAAGAAGAAAATTGAACAGTTTATTGAAGAGGTAAAAGATTTAGCTGGTTTAAACATTGTTACTACAGATCATTTAAACTATAAGCAGGATCTATTAAAATTAATCGTAAAAAGCGAAAAAGGACATACCGGTAAGCAATTACAGGATCTATTTGAAACTGAGGGGATCTATACGGAACTTTCAGATTGGGGACATGTTCTATTTATTTTACCTCTAGATGAAAAATATGATTTTAGTGGTCTGATTAGTCGTATAAAAAAAGCAACTGATGATATAGATTTTATTGAAAATAAAGTGCCTAAGCTTACCGTACCTAATTTTTCTAGTACAGTTTCTTATAGTTACTCGGGTTTAAAGAAAAAAAGAAAGATGGTAAAAGATTTGGCAGATTCTGTTGGAGATATTTCGGCAGAAAATATTGTTCCATATCCACCAGGAGTACCAATTTTATTAAAAGGTGAACTGATCACTACTAAGCATGTTGATTATATTCACGATATACATCAATATGGAATGACAATCCATAACTTAATTGAAAATAAAAATTTACAAATTGAAGTATTGATTTAG
- a CDS encoding dTMP kinase, whose protein sequence is MKSLFITFEGPEGAGKTTIINMVSEELRNKGVNFISTREPGGIRIAESIRNIILNTENVEMDKRTEALLYAAARRQHLAEKVIPALEEGKIVLCDRFLDSSLAYQGVGRGIGIDEIYNINQFAIDGLMPDLTIYFDLDPKVGLNRVHQANEREVNRLDLEELDFHLKVQSGYAEIMKREPGRFKKVDASNSIDQVFKDTLEVILEKIEQI, encoded by the coding sequence TTGAAATCTTTATTTATTACATTTGAGGGACCCGAGGGTGCTGGTAAAACAACAATTATTAATATGGTGTCAGAAGAACTTCGAAATAAGGGAGTAAATTTTATATCTACTCGTGAACCTGGTGGAATCCGAATAGCTGAAAGTATAAGAAATATTATTTTAAACACTGAAAATGTTGAAATGGATAAGCGTACGGAGGCATTGTTATACGCCGCAGCGAGGAGACAACATTTGGCGGAAAAGGTAATTCCGGCATTAGAAGAAGGAAAAATTGTATTATGTGACCGATTCTTAGATAGCTCACTTGCATATCAAGGAGTCGGCAGAGGGATCGGTATAGATGAAATTTATAATATAAATCAGTTTGCAATCGATGGATTAATGCCGGATTTAACAATTTATTTTGATTTAGATCCCAAAGTTGGACTGAATAGAGTTCACCAAGCGAATGAGAGAGAAGTCAATCGACTCGATTTAGAAGAGCTAGATTTTCATTTAAAGGTTCAAAGCGGATATGCTGAAATAATGAAAAGGGAACCAGGACGCTTCAAAAAAGTTGATGCATCTAACTCAATCGATCAAGTATTCAAAGACACTTTAGAAGTCATTTTAGAAAAGATTGAACAAATTTAA
- the holB gene encoding DNA polymerase III subunit delta' has protein sequence MSTSWEELAERQPVATKMLKNAVIKNRVAHAYLFEGPRGTGKRELALYYTKVLLCENVSDATPCGTCRNCKRVDSGNHPNVYLIEPEETSIKKHQIQQLQEEFSKTAVESNRKIYIIDHADRMTTNAANSLLKFLEEPVSITTAFLLTEQVQQILPTIQSRCQSIHFNPLPTKYFEEHLTKIELQSNLIPLLARITNSETEAVQIVEEEWFAQARDLVIELYEALLTTKKDSLLIIQQNVTRHFNTKEQLQMVLDMLVLAFKDMLYIYAEQDQNVVFKNEESLMRQAINRISLEKITTCLEIILDAKKRLTSNANMLMVLEQMTIELQEGL, from the coding sequence ATGAGCACATCTTGGGAGGAATTAGCCGAGCGTCAGCCAGTTGCTACAAAAATGTTAAAAAATGCTGTTATTAAGAACAGAGTGGCTCATGCTTACTTATTTGAGGGCCCAAGAGGAACTGGCAAACGAGAACTTGCATTATATTACACAAAAGTATTACTATGTGAGAATGTAAGTGACGCTACACCTTGTGGAACTTGTCGTAATTGTAAGCGTGTCGATTCCGGTAATCACCCGAATGTTTACTTAATCGAACCCGAGGAAACCTCTATAAAAAAACATCAAATTCAACAACTACAAGAGGAATTCTCTAAAACTGCTGTTGAATCGAATCGAAAAATTTATATAATAGACCACGCTGATCGAATGACTACGAATGCAGCAAATTCATTATTAAAATTTTTAGAGGAGCCTGTTTCAATTACAACCGCGTTTTTATTAACTGAGCAAGTACAACAAATTTTGCCAACAATACAATCTAGATGCCAATCAATTCATTTTAATCCACTGCCAACAAAGTATTTTGAGGAACATTTAACAAAAATAGAACTACAATCAAATTTAATCCCTTTATTAGCAAGAATCACAAACAGTGAAACTGAGGCAGTTCAAATTGTTGAAGAAGAATGGTTTGCACAAGCTAGAGATTTAGTGATAGAATTATATGAAGCATTATTAACGACGAAAAAAGATAGTCTTTTGATTATACAACAAAATGTGACTCGTCATTTCAATACGAAGGAACAGTTACAAATGGTGCTTGATATGCTTGTATTAGCCTTTAAAGATATGCTATATATATATGCTGAACAAGATCAAAACGTTGTTTTTAAAAATGAAGAATCATTAATGAGACAAGCAATAAACCGCATTTCATTAGAGAAAATAACTACTTGTTTAGAGATCATTCTTGATGCTAAAAAACGACTAACATCAAACGCAAATATGTTAATGGTTTTAGAGCAAATGACTATAGAGCTACAGGAGGGATTGTAG
- a CDS encoding stage 0 sporulation family protein, whose product MYEVVGVRFKKAGKIYYFDPNGLAIPKDTFVIVETVRGIEFGKVVVPNKKVGENDVVLPLKKVMRLADEHDRMIVEENKHSAKEAYEVCSSKVMQHELDMKLVDVEYTFDRNKVIFYFTADGRIDFRELVKDLAAVFRTRIELRQIGVRDEAKMLGGIGPCGRMLCCSTFLGDFEPVSIKMAKDQNLSLNPAKISGLCGRLMCCLKYENDEYEAAKEQLPDLEDIIETTEGPGKVVGLNILERVIQVELIKKERVVEYTLDDLIHEGVVSIQTTD is encoded by the coding sequence GTGTACGAAGTAGTCGGAGTACGTTTTAAAAAAGCAGGTAAAATCTATTATTTCGACCCAAATGGATTAGCAATCCCTAAAGATACATTTGTCATCGTTGAGACGGTGAGAGGGATTGAATTTGGAAAAGTAGTTGTTCCAAATAAAAAGGTCGGAGAAAATGACGTAGTCCTTCCATTAAAGAAAGTTATGCGATTAGCTGATGAGCATGATCGTATGATTGTAGAAGAGAATAAACATTCAGCTAAAGAAGCTTATGAGGTTTGTTCTAGTAAAGTTATGCAACATGAACTAGATATGAAATTAGTTGATGTCGAATATACGTTTGACCGAAATAAAGTCATCTTTTATTTTACAGCAGATGGTAGAATAGACTTTAGAGAATTAGTTAAGGATTTAGCTGCAGTATTTCGTACTCGAATTGAATTAAGACAAATAGGTGTACGAGATGAAGCAAAAATGCTTGGTGGAATAGGCCCTTGTGGTAGAATGTTGTGTTGTTCTACATTTTTAGGTGATTTTGAACCTGTATCTATAAAAATGGCTAAAGATCAAAATCTTTCCCTTAACCCAGCAAAAATTTCAGGACTTTGTGGCCGCCTAATGTGCTGCTTAAAATATGAAAATGATGAATATGAGGCTGCAAAGGAGCAACTTCCAGACTTAGAGGATATCATTGAAACAACAGAAGGACCTGGAAAGGTAGTAGGATTGAACATCCTAGAACGAGTTATTCAAGTAGAATTGATCAAAAAAGAACGCGTTGTGGAGTATACCCTGGATGATTTAATTCATGAGGGAGTTGTGTCAATACAAACCACAGATTAA
- the yabA gene encoding DNA replication initiation control protein YabA, translating into MDKKNIFLSLSNMEEQIQDLSTQLSDLKQYIAELLEENHYTKIENDHLRERLGLEKRVEEKEQIKDSKKKKVQKDKDLGEGYDNLARLYQEGFHICNLHYGSVRHGEDCLFCLSFFDKK; encoded by the coding sequence TTGGACAAGAAGAATATATTCTTATCTCTTTCCAATATGGAAGAACAAATTCAAGATTTATCAACACAGCTTAGTGACTTAAAACAATATATTGCTGAGCTTCTAGAAGAAAACCACTATACGAAAATTGAAAATGACCACTTACGTGAACGATTAGGTCTAGAAAAGCGTGTAGAAGAAAAAGAACAAATAAAAGATTCAAAGAAGAAAAAGGTACAAAAGGATAAGGATCTTGGTGAAGGCTACGATAACCTAGCGAGACTTTACCAAGAAGGTTTCCATATTTGTAATCTACATTATGGAAGCGTACGTCATGGTGAAGACTGTCTGTTTTGTTTATCCTTCTTTGATAAAAAGTAA
- a CDS encoding tRNA1(Val) (adenine(37)-N6)-methyltransferase, which yields MLKGDERLDYLLTDDMRIIQSPSVFSFSLDAVLLSNFTYVPIQKGTIVDLCSGNGVIPLMLHRRSKANIIGVEIQERLYDMAKRSIEYNKLEEKILMIHDDLKNAPDKIGREFVDVVTCNPPYFQDIPTSEQNINEHYAIARHEIKTNLEEVIIASKLLLKHGGKLAMVHRPGRMLDIVTLMRKHGIEPKRIQFVYPKVGKEANTLLIEGIKGGKADLKILPPIYVYEENNEYTPALKEILYGK from the coding sequence ATGCTTAAAGGTGACGAACGTTTAGATTACTTATTAACTGATGATATGAGGATTATTCAAAGTCCTTCAGTTTTTTCATTTTCATTAGATGCGGTTCTTTTATCAAACTTTACATATGTTCCAATTCAAAAAGGCACAATTGTTGACTTGTGCTCTGGAAATGGCGTTATTCCTTTGATGCTACATCGAAGATCAAAGGCAAATATTATTGGGGTAGAAATACAAGAACGATTGTACGATATGGCTAAAAGAAGTATTGAATACAACAAGCTAGAAGAAAAAATATTAATGATCCATGACGATTTAAAAAATGCACCAGACAAAATCGGTAGAGAATTCGTGGATGTTGTTACGTGTAATCCACCATATTTTCAAGATATTCCTACATCTGAACAGAATATTAATGAGCATTATGCAATCGCGAGACATGAAATCAAAACGAATTTAGAAGAAGTAATCATTGCAAGCAAGCTGCTTTTGAAGCATGGAGGAAAATTAGCGATGGTTCATCGTCCGGGTCGAATGCTGGATATTGTTACTTTGATGCGAAAGCACGGCATTGAACCGAAGAGAATTCAATTCGTCTATCCGAAAGTAGGGAAGGAAGCAAATACACTTCTAATAGAAGGAATAAAAGGAGGCAAAGCAGACCTAAAGATTTTGCCACCGATTTATGTATATGAGGAAAATAATGAGTACACGCCAGCACTAAAGGAAATTCTATATGGAAAATAA
- a CDS encoding GIY-YIG nuclease family protein, producing MENKHYLYVLECADATFYAGYTTNIERRIKQHNDGKGAKYTRGRVPVKCIFFKEYSTKREAMQAEYAFKQLSRENKVRYMREGTCNDKKPKELFK from the coding sequence ATGGAAAATAAGCATTATTTATATGTGTTAGAATGCGCTGATGCAACCTTTTATGCAGGCTATACGACTAATATTGAGCGTAGAATTAAGCAACATAATGATGGAAAAGGTGCAAAGTATACTAGAGGCAGAGTACCTGTAAAATGCATATTTTTTAAGGAGTACTCAACTAAGCGAGAAGCAATGCAAGCTGAATATGCATTTAAGCAATTATCAAGAGAAAATAAAGTACGATATATGAGAGAAGGAACGTGCAATGATAAAAAGCCAAAAGAGCTTTTTAAATGA
- the rsmI gene encoding 16S rRNA (cytidine(1402)-2'-O)-methyltransferase translates to MKSQKSFLNEELGCLYLIPTPIGNLEDMTFRAVRILKEVDYIAAEDTRNSKKLCNHFEISTPLVSYHEHNKEKAGLKIIEDLKQGLKVGLVSDAGMPCINDPGYELVQLCLDAGISVIPLPGANAALTSLISSGLPTDSFLYIGFLSRQKRDKKKQLEPLKGQRSTVILYESPHRLKETLQVILEILGDRKIVLCRELTKKFEEFLRGTVSDAIEWSTNEEVRGEFVVILEGASEEDVKNSEDCWWEELTINQHVDWYINEKKEKSKDAIKLVAKDRSLNKRDVYAEYHEI, encoded by the coding sequence ATAAAAAGCCAAAAGAGCTTTTTAAATGAAGAATTAGGCTGTCTTTATTTAATACCAACGCCTATTGGTAATTTAGAAGATATGACGTTTAGGGCAGTACGAATACTAAAAGAAGTAGATTATATTGCAGCGGAAGATACTCGGAACTCTAAAAAGCTCTGTAATCACTTTGAAATTTCTACACCATTAGTAAGCTATCATGAACATAACAAAGAAAAAGCAGGATTAAAAATCATCGAAGATCTAAAACAAGGGTTGAAAGTTGGGTTAGTTAGTGACGCAGGTATGCCATGTATTAACGATCCAGGCTATGAGCTTGTACAGCTTTGTTTAGATGCAGGAATATCCGTTATACCTTTACCAGGTGCAAATGCTGCTTTAACTTCCTTAATTTCATCTGGACTCCCTACAGATTCATTTTTATATATAGGATTCTTATCGCGTCAAAAAAGAGATAAGAAAAAACAACTTGAACCGCTTAAAGGTCAACGAAGTACAGTCATTCTATATGAGTCACCACATCGGTTAAAAGAAACATTACAAGTCATTCTCGAAATACTAGGTGACAGAAAAATTGTACTTTGCAGAGAACTTACAAAGAAATTTGAAGAATTTTTGCGTGGAACCGTTAGTGATGCAATTGAGTGGTCAACTAATGAAGAAGTACGTGGAGAGTTTGTTGTTATTTTAGAAGGTGCCTCCGAGGAAGACGTGAAAAATAGTGAGGACTGTTGGTGGGAAGAACTGACTATAAACCAACATGTTGATTGGTACATAAATGAGAAAAAGGAAAAAAGTAAAGATGCAATAAAACTTGTGGCAAAAGATCGCTCATTAAATAAAAGAGATGTTTATGCAGAATATCACGAAATTTAA